Proteins encoded within one genomic window of uncultured Sphingopyxis sp.:
- the cofC gene encoding 2-phospho-L-lactate guanylyltransferase → MAAETTIILPVRGFESGKSRLAKILSVQERTALNARMFAHVFAVAREVVGSDACLIVSPSQEICDLAESVGAQGLIEGGYGLNAALEEARRAVRARGSDGILALSCDLPLLVPADIEALLGAAHDVVLAPDVEGGGTNALLARGSAQIAYRFGPGSYRAHVHEAESLGAGVAVVNRPGLANDLDLPGQLSLLNNLGGGWQPAA, encoded by the coding sequence ATGGCGGCCGAGACGACCATCATTCTGCCCGTGCGGGGATTTGAGAGTGGCAAGAGCCGGCTTGCCAAGATCCTGTCGGTGCAGGAGCGAACGGCGCTCAATGCGCGAATGTTTGCGCATGTGTTCGCGGTGGCGCGCGAGGTGGTCGGCAGCGACGCCTGCCTGATTGTCAGTCCCTCGCAAGAAATATGCGATCTCGCGGAGAGCGTGGGCGCGCAAGGTCTGATCGAAGGGGGATATGGCTTGAACGCAGCGCTCGAAGAGGCGCGCCGCGCCGTAAGGGCGCGTGGAAGCGATGGAATTCTTGCGCTCAGCTGCGATCTCCCGCTGCTCGTTCCTGCCGATATCGAGGCGCTGCTTGGAGCGGCGCACGACGTCGTCCTTGCGCCCGATGTCGAAGGGGGTGGCACCAACGCTTTGCTGGCGCGCGGCTCGGCGCAAATTGCCTATCGGTTCGGACCCGGCAGCTACAGGGCCCATGTGCACGAAGCCGAATCGCTCGGAGCAGGGGTGGCTGTCGTGAACCGTCCGGGACTGGCAAATGATCTCGACCTGCCCGGGCAACTATCGCTACTCAACAACCTTGGGGGCGGCTGGCAGCCCGCGGCTTAG